From a single Rhizobium lusitanum genomic region:
- a CDS encoding ABC transporter substrate-binding protein: protein MRLNRRSFMMGTAGAAAGLAFGGGAMPAFADATQLRAMWWGSPDRGKRTIGVAELFHAKNPDVSVIGESISGDGYWAKLATGMASQNIADVFQLEPSTISDYSKRGACMPLDQFVPSTLNVDSFGKDVLKLTTVDNKLYGVGLGLNSFAMFYDEEMFKKTGLTPPGPTTTWADYADLVVEMTKAAGKRGYWGGPYGARYNYVLDAWLHQRGKSLYSDDGGLGFGVDDAKEWYSYWEDLRQRGGTVSADVQTLDQNVIESNCLALGKSAIGMAYSNQLVGYQLVVKSKLAITMLPREKKDGPSGHYYRPALIWSVGATSKNAEAAAKFINFFVNDPDAGKILGVERGVPMSPAVRAAILPTLNPVEQETVKYVELLKDQVGTYPAPAPLGSQEFDQNVMRPVADQLAFGKITVAEAAQKLVEEGALKLKRKS, encoded by the coding sequence ATGCGCCTGAATCGTCGTTCATTCATGATGGGAACTGCCGGTGCCGCAGCGGGGCTCGCTTTCGGTGGAGGGGCCATGCCCGCCTTTGCCGACGCGACGCAATTGCGGGCGATGTGGTGGGGCTCGCCCGATCGCGGCAAGCGCACGATCGGTGTCGCCGAGCTGTTCCATGCCAAGAACCCGGATGTTTCCGTCATCGGCGAAAGCATCAGCGGCGACGGCTATTGGGCAAAGCTCGCGACCGGCATGGCCAGCCAGAACATAGCGGACGTCTTCCAGCTTGAGCCGAGCACGATTTCGGATTATTCCAAGCGCGGCGCCTGCATGCCGCTCGACCAATTCGTGCCCTCGACGCTGAATGTGGACAGTTTCGGCAAGGATGTGCTGAAGCTGACCACCGTCGACAACAAGCTCTATGGCGTCGGCCTGGGGCTCAACTCCTTTGCGATGTTCTATGACGAGGAGATGTTCAAGAAGACCGGCCTGACGCCGCCCGGTCCGACCACCACATGGGCGGACTATGCCGATCTTGTCGTTGAAATGACCAAGGCGGCCGGCAAGCGCGGCTATTGGGGCGGCCCTTATGGCGCACGCTACAACTACGTGCTGGATGCCTGGCTGCACCAGCGTGGCAAGAGCCTTTACTCGGATGATGGCGGTCTCGGCTTTGGCGTCGATGATGCCAAGGAATGGTACTCCTATTGGGAAGACCTGCGCCAGCGTGGCGGCACGGTCTCGGCCGATGTCCAGACGCTCGACCAGAACGTCATCGAAAGCAACTGCCTGGCACTCGGCAAATCGGCCATCGGCATGGCCTATTCCAACCAGCTCGTCGGCTATCAGCTCGTGGTCAAGAGCAAGCTCGCCATCACGATGCTGCCGCGCGAAAAGAAGGACGGCCCGTCCGGCCATTACTATCGCCCGGCCCTGATCTGGAGCGTCGGCGCCACCAGCAAGAATGCTGAGGCGGCCGCGAAGTTCATCAACTTCTTCGTCAACGATCCCGATGCCGGCAAGATCCTCGGCGTCGAACGCGGCGTGCCGATGTCGCCCGCCGTGCGCGCCGCCATCCTGCCGACGCTGAACCCGGTGGAGCAGGAGACGGTGAAATATGTCGAGCTGTTGAAGGATCAGGTCGGCACCTATCCCGCGCCCGCGCCGCTCGGCTCGCAGGAGTTCGACCAGAACGTCATGCGCCCCGTCGCCGACCAGCT
- a CDS encoding LacI family DNA-binding transcriptional regulator codes for MNELRSKRITQADIASRAGVSVSTVSRVLTNEPGISDTIRQQIFKVASDLGYPLKAAADTMPGGLALIASDSATGGLSVFYEGILEGLRAGAAERGMPFDIRLVREARTSPEHIQEQLQAAGAEGLFLVGIDPPDDLRPWLEESGTPTVLVNGNDPKLRFDGVSPSNFFGAYAATRRLLDAGHRRILHFTGSHRQTIRERVRGFEAAIASVEGAEGRLVPMTFRGSSSHEAHDTTAAILAEDRSFTAAFCMNDFIAVGVLDAVVEAGQRVPEDFAIVGFDDLPCALMTNPRLATMRVDRAALGREAINLMIARLRDRDAPARQVCHAVTPVPGGTLPPET; via the coding sequence ATGAACGAGCTTCGATCCAAACGCATCACCCAAGCCGATATTGCCAGCAGGGCCGGCGTCTCCGTCTCCACCGTGTCGCGGGTACTGACCAATGAACCCGGCATCAGCGACACGATCCGCCAGCAGATCTTCAAGGTGGCGAGCGATCTCGGCTATCCGCTAAAAGCCGCTGCCGATACCATGCCGGGAGGACTAGCGTTGATCGCCAGCGACAGCGCCACGGGCGGCCTCAGCGTCTTTTACGAAGGCATTCTCGAGGGCTTGCGCGCCGGTGCCGCCGAACGTGGCATGCCCTTCGACATCCGCCTCGTCCGCGAGGCAAGGACGTCACCGGAGCATATCCAGGAGCAGCTTCAGGCGGCTGGCGCCGAGGGGCTGTTCCTCGTTGGTATCGATCCGCCCGACGACCTGCGCCCCTGGCTGGAGGAAAGCGGCACGCCGACCGTACTCGTCAACGGAAACGACCCGAAGCTGCGCTTCGACGGCGTTTCGCCCTCGAATTTCTTCGGCGCCTATGCCGCGACCCGCCGGCTACTGGATGCCGGCCATCGCCGTATCCTGCATTTCACCGGCTCCCATCGCCAGACCATCCGCGAACGCGTCCGCGGCTTCGAGGCGGCGATCGCCTCGGTGGAGGGCGCCGAAGGCCGGCTGGTGCCGATGACGTTTCGCGGCAGCTCCAGCCATGAAGCCCATGATACCACCGCCGCTATCCTCGCCGAAGACCGCAGCTTCACCGCCGCCTTCTGCATGAACGATTTCATCGCCGTCGGCGTGCTTGATGCCGTGGTGGAAGCCGGTCAGCGTGTGCCCGAGGATTTCGCCATCGTTGGCTTCGATGACCTGCCCTGTGCCCTGATGACCAATCCGCGTCTTGCCACCATGCGTGTCGACCGCGCTGCCCTCGGGCGCGAGGCGATCAACCTGATGATCGCCCGCTTGCGCGATCGCGACGCGCCCGCCCGTCAAGTCTGCCATGCCGTCACACCCGTCCCCGGTGGCACCCTTCCGCCCGAAACCTGA